From the Pseudomonas baltica genome, one window contains:
- a CDS encoding carbon-nitrogen hydrolase family protein has translation MSFAVIQMVSQPDVATNLAQARALLEQAAERGARLAVLPENFAAMGRKDAAAIGRAEAKGEGPILPWLKQTARDLTLWIVAGTIPLPPADEPDAKVRACSLLVDDQGEIVARYDKLHLFDVDVADARGRYRESDDYAHGQQVVVVDTPVGRLGLSVCYDLRFPELYTALREAGAELITAPSAFTAVTGAAHWDILIRARAIESQCYMLAAAQGGIHPGPRETYGHAAIIDPWGRVLTQQDSGEAVLLADRDSNEQASIRARMPVSSHRRFFSRDALRPAHIAE, from the coding sequence ATGTCATTCGCCGTCATTCAAATGGTCAGCCAGCCTGACGTTGCCACCAACCTGGCGCAGGCTCGCGCACTGCTCGAACAGGCCGCCGAGCGCGGTGCGCGGCTGGCAGTGCTGCCAGAAAACTTTGCCGCCATGGGCCGCAAGGACGCCGCCGCCATCGGCCGTGCCGAGGCCAAGGGTGAAGGGCCGATCCTGCCATGGTTGAAACAGACCGCCCGCGACCTCACCTTATGGATAGTGGCCGGCACAATTCCCCTGCCGCCGGCCGACGAGCCCGACGCCAAAGTGCGTGCCTGCTCGCTGTTGGTGGACGATCAAGGTGAAATCGTCGCGCGTTATGACAAGTTGCACCTGTTCGATGTGGACGTCGCCGATGCCCGTGGTCGCTATCGGGAGTCGGATGACTATGCTCATGGTCAACAAGTCGTGGTGGTGGATACGCCGGTAGGACGGTTGGGCTTGAGCGTGTGCTACGACCTGCGCTTCCCCGAGTTGTACACGGCGTTGCGTGAAGCCGGCGCCGAGTTGATCACCGCGCCCTCGGCCTTTACGGCCGTGACGGGTGCGGCGCATTGGGACATATTGATCCGTGCACGGGCCATCGAGAGCCAGTGTTATATGCTGGCGGCAGCGCAAGGCGGCATTCACCCCGGCCCACGAGAGACTTACGGGCATGCCGCGATCATCGACCCCTGGGGGCGTGTGCTGACACAACAGGATTCAGGCGAGGCCGTACTGCTGGCCGATCGCGACAGTAACGAACAAGCGTCCATCCGGGCGCGCATGCCGGTCAGCAGTCACCGGCGCTTTTTCTCGCGGGACGCCTTGCGGCCTGCGCACATCGCGGAGTGA
- a CDS encoding YhdP family protein, whose translation MGRLTRFLGALTRWGLGLAALLLVLMALYVSLGRQLTPLVAEYRDEVQSKAAAALGMPVSIGSLEGRWSGMVPVILVHDVLLGEGRNALRLDDVRVVPDLWASLTHRDVRIAHLQLGGLQLTAAQGLDGRWALKGLPPVTGSDNAAGDPVQMLQRLQQLEQISILDSQLTLVPNDHAPMTLTYVGVNLRTGASRQRLDLRLTLPDGQPLALNVLARVNPQQWRDSQAQAYLSLPQSDWAKWLPPSLQQQWKLGTFKAGGEFWLDWRQGALQSAAVRFNAPSIKAGYASRTPIALDNLALNAWVQRSDQGLSATVDSLALNLGKRHWESRLQLQGSGAGTPDERWHLQADRLDLTPVTPVLDALAPWPDKVAAVIDALKVTGAARNVVLDYRPQVQGNQRLAFAANLDKVGFSATHGAPAAGNVSGSISGDLGQGELRLDTDDFMLHLEPIFAKPWYYKHANAHLTWTLTPDTFTLVAPYIKVLGDEGKIASDFLIRIPLTPEHEPYMDLRVGMTEGDGRYTSKYLPTALSPQVTEWLSTAILKGTVDQGYFQYQGSLAKAAPDHARSISLFFKVRDASLAFQPGWPQLDGVDGNVYVQDGDVRVEASKGQLLGAALSQVVVHVPHVPATEHAHLFVNGAFDGGLADGIHILQQAPIGTGPIFAGWQADGPLYGKVDLDIPLVKGQDPKVVVDFSTQAGQLKIANPALELSQLNGTFRFDLDKGLSGQGVTGQAFGQPIAAQIIADGRPGSPLTRVNVNGQIGLKTLTDWLNVKQPLPASGNLPYQLQLALGGAASRLTIDSDLKGLAVDLPAPFGKGAGDARASRFTMNLQGDERRFEGGYADLAKFAYAAPATDLAQGRGELAVGGGPATVPAEKGIRVSGQLAELDLAPWQAVVARYAGQGATAASSGAAAPAAAATSPPAASASASSPGNTLLSGLNLQITKLTGYGVTLDQATVALKRSAAAWDATVASQQVTGSARLPDASGQPIVVNLQTVHLPPAATPKPDAPPPEDTPDPLASVDPRKIPAVDLSIASLYQGEDLIGAWSMKVRPTPTGVLFNDLDLGLKGLHLKGMLGWDGSPGASNSWFRGHLEGKNLADVLKAWKFAPTVTSQDFSLEAEGGWPGSPAWISPKRYSGSLDATLDRGQFVEVEGGAQALRVFGLLNFNSIGRRLRLDFSDLLGKGLSYDRVKGVLAASNGVYVTRVPITMTGPSSNFELDGTLDMVADQVHAKLSVTLPVTNNLPIAALIVGAPAIGGALFLVDKLLGDRVARFASVQYSVEGPWKEPKITFLKPFKK comes from the coding sequence ATGGGGCGTCTGACGCGTTTCCTCGGCGCCCTGACCCGCTGGGGCTTGGGGCTGGCGGCCTTGCTGCTGGTGCTGATGGCGCTGTACGTGAGCCTGGGGCGGCAGTTGACGCCGCTGGTGGCCGAGTATCGTGACGAAGTCCAGAGCAAGGCCGCAGCGGCGCTGGGCATGCCTGTGTCGATCGGCAGCCTCGAGGGCCGCTGGAGCGGTATGGTGCCGGTCATCCTGGTCCACGACGTGTTGCTGGGGGAGGGCCGCAATGCCTTGCGCCTGGATGACGTGCGGGTGGTGCCCGACCTTTGGGCAAGCCTGACTCACCGCGATGTACGCATTGCCCATCTGCAACTCGGTGGCCTGCAACTGACGGCCGCGCAAGGCCTCGATGGCCGCTGGGCGCTCAAGGGCCTGCCACCTGTCACCGGCAGTGACAACGCCGCTGGCGATCCGGTGCAGATGCTTCAGCGTTTGCAGCAACTGGAGCAGATTTCGATTCTCGATAGCCAGCTGACCCTGGTGCCCAACGATCATGCGCCGATGACGCTCACCTATGTGGGTGTCAATCTGCGCACCGGCGCTTCACGCCAGCGTCTGGATCTGCGCCTGACGTTGCCGGATGGCCAGCCGTTGGCCCTCAACGTGCTGGCCCGCGTGAATCCCCAGCAATGGCGCGACAGCCAGGCACAGGCGTATCTGAGCCTGCCGCAAAGCGATTGGGCCAAGTGGTTGCCACCTTCATTGCAGCAGCAGTGGAAGCTGGGCACCTTCAAGGCGGGCGGCGAGTTCTGGCTGGATTGGCGTCAAGGAGCGCTGCAGAGCGCGGCGGTACGCTTCAACGCGCCCAGCATCAAGGCGGGGTATGCCAGCCGTACCCCTATCGCGCTGGACAACCTGGCACTCAACGCCTGGGTGCAGCGCTCCGATCAGGGCCTGAGTGCCACGGTCGATTCGCTGGCCTTGAACCTCGGCAAGCGTCACTGGGAGTCGCGCTTGCAGTTGCAAGGCAGCGGCGCCGGTACCCCGGACGAGCGCTGGCACCTGCAGGCCGATCGGCTCGATCTGACGCCGGTGACGCCCGTGCTCGACGCGCTGGCGCCGTGGCCGGACAAGGTCGCAGCGGTCATCGATGCACTCAAGGTCACCGGTGCCGCACGCAATGTAGTGCTCGACTATCGACCCCAGGTCCAGGGCAACCAGCGCCTGGCGTTCGCCGCCAATCTCGACAAGGTCGGGTTCAGTGCCACCCACGGCGCGCCGGCGGCCGGCAACGTCAGCGGCAGCATCAGCGGAGATCTCGGTCAAGGGGAACTGCGCCTCGATACCGACGACTTCATGCTGCACCTTGAGCCGATCTTCGCCAAACCCTGGTATTACAAGCACGCCAATGCGCACCTGACCTGGACCCTCACACCTGACACCTTTACCCTCGTCGCGCCCTATATCAAGGTATTGGGCGACGAGGGCAAGATTGCCAGTGACTTCCTGATCCGCATCCCGCTGACCCCCGAACACGAGCCGTACATGGACCTGCGCGTCGGCATGACCGAGGGCGACGGCCGCTATACCAGCAAGTACCTGCCCACGGCGCTCAGCCCGCAGGTGACTGAATGGTTGAGCACGGCGATTCTCAAGGGCACGGTCGATCAGGGTTATTTCCAGTATCAAGGTTCGCTGGCCAAGGCGGCGCCGGACCACGCGCGCAGTATCAGCCTGTTCTTCAAGGTGCGCGATGCCAGCCTGGCATTCCAGCCCGGCTGGCCACAGCTCGATGGCGTGGATGGCAATGTCTATGTGCAGGATGGCGACGTGCGGGTCGAGGCCAGTAAAGGGCAATTGCTCGGAGCAGCGCTGAGCCAGGTGGTGGTGCATGTGCCTCATGTCCCAGCGACCGAGCACGCCCATCTGTTCGTCAACGGCGCCTTCGATGGCGGCTTGGCAGATGGCATCCATATCCTGCAACAAGCGCCGATCGGCACGGGCCCGATCTTCGCCGGCTGGCAGGCCGATGGTCCGCTGTACGGCAAGGTCGATCTGGACATTCCACTGGTCAAGGGCCAGGACCCTAAGGTGGTGGTGGATTTCAGCACCCAGGCGGGGCAGCTCAAAATCGCCAATCCGGCCCTGGAGCTCAGCCAGTTGAACGGCACCTTTCGCTTCGATCTGGACAAGGGCCTCAGCGGCCAGGGCGTAACCGGGCAGGCGTTCGGCCAGCCGATCGCCGCGCAGATCATCGCTGACGGCAGGCCGGGCAGCCCGCTGACGCGGGTCAACGTCAATGGCCAAATCGGCCTCAAGACCCTCACTGACTGGTTGAACGTCAAGCAGCCGCTGCCGGCCTCCGGCAATTTGCCCTATCAGTTGCAATTGGCGCTGGGCGGCGCCGCCAGTCGGCTGACCATCGATTCCGACCTCAAGGGCTTGGCGGTCGATCTGCCCGCGCCTTTCGGCAAGGGCGCCGGCGATGCCCGCGCCAGCCGCTTCACGATGAATCTGCAAGGCGATGAGCGACGTTTCGAGGGCGGCTATGCCGACTTGGCGAAATTTGCCTATGCCGCTCCGGCCACTGATCTGGCCCAAGGCCGCGGCGAATTGGCCGTAGGTGGCGGACCGGCGACGGTGCCTGCCGAAAAAGGCATTCGGGTCAGCGGCCAATTGGCGGAGCTCGACCTGGCGCCTTGGCAAGCGGTGGTGGCGCGTTATGCCGGCCAGGGTGCTACGGCGGCTTCCTCGGGAGCCGCTGCGCCTGCTGCGGCCGCCACGTCGCCTCCGGCCGCATCTGCGTCGGCCAGCTCGCCGGGCAACACCCTGCTCAGCGGCCTGAATCTGCAGATCACTAAACTGACCGGCTACGGCGTCACGCTCGATCAAGCCACGGTCGCGCTCAAGCGTTCAGCGGCGGCCTGGGATGCCACGGTCGCCAGCCAGCAAGTGACTGGCTCCGCGCGGCTGCCGGACGCCAGCGGGCAACCGATCGTGGTCAATCTGCAGACGGTACACCTGCCGCCTGCGGCCACGCCGAAACCCGATGCGCCGCCGCCTGAAGACACGCCTGACCCGTTGGCCAGTGTTGACCCGCGCAAGATTCCGGCGGTAGACCTCAGCATCGCCAGCCTCTATCAGGGCGAGGACCTGATCGGCGCCTGGTCGATGAAAGTCCGGCCAACCCCCACCGGGGTGCTGTTCAATGACCTCGATCTGGGCCTCAAAGGCCTGCACCTCAAGGGCATGCTGGGATGGGACGGCAGTCCGGGGGCCAGTAACAGCTGGTTCCGCGGGCATTTGGAGGGCAAGAACCTGGCCGATGTGCTCAAGGCCTGGAAGTTCGCGCCGACGGTCACCAGCCAGGATTTCAGCCTTGAAGCAGAGGGCGGCTGGCCCGGTTCGCCGGCCTGGATTTCGCCCAAGCGCTATTCCGGCAGCCTGGATGCCACGCTGGATCGCGGCCAGTTCGTCGAGGTCGAGGGCGGGGCGCAAGCGCTGCGGGTGTTCGGCTTGCTCAACTTCAACTCGATCGGCCGACGTCTGCGCCTGGATTTCTCCGACCTGCTAGGGAAAGGCCTGAGCTATGATCGAGTGAAGGGCGTGCTGGCGGCGAGCAATGGCGTATATGTGACGCGCGTGCCGATCACCATGACCGGGCCGTCGAGCAACTTCGAACTGGATGGGACGTTGGACATGGTGGCCGATCAGGTGCACGCCAAGCTGTCGGTGACCTTGCCGGTCACCAATAACTTGCCGATTGCCGCATTGATCGTCGGGGCGCCGGCCATCGGTGGTGCGTTGTTTCTGGTGGACAAACTGCTGGGCGATCGCGTCGCGCGGTTCGCGAGTGTGCAATACAGTGTCGAAGGGCCTTGGAAGGAACCGAAGATTACCTTTCTCAAGCCGTTCAAAAAGTAA
- the rng gene encoding ribonuclease G, whose product MSEEILINITPMESRVAVVENGVLQEVHVERTQRRGIVGNIYKGKVVRVLPGMQAAFIDIGLERAAFIHASEISLREGSAVETISALVHEGQSLVVQVTKDPIGSKGARLTTQLSIPSRYLVYMPRTSHVGISLKIEDEAERERLKQVVSDCVAQEGIKENGGFILRTAAEGARAEEILMDIRYLRRLWDQIAAQIKTVGAPTEIYEDLGLALRTLRDLVSPKIEKIRIDSRETFQKTTQFVAELMPEIADRLEHYPGERPIFDLYGVEDEIQRALDRKVLLKSGGYLVVDPAEAMTTIDVNTGAFVGHRNLEETIFKTNLEAATAIARQLRLRNIGGIIIIDFIDMEDEEHQRQVLRTLGKQLERDHAKTNIIGITELGLVQMTRKRTRESLEQILCEPCSCCAGRGKLKTPETVCYEIFREILREARAYQAVGYRVLANQKVVDRLLDEESGNVAELEAFIGRTIRFQVETLYSQEQYDVVLL is encoded by the coding sequence CTACAAGGGCAAGGTGGTGCGGGTATTGCCGGGCATGCAGGCGGCCTTCATCGATATCGGCCTGGAGCGCGCGGCGTTCATCCATGCTTCGGAGATCTCCTTGCGTGAAGGCTCGGCGGTCGAGACCATCAGCGCCCTGGTGCATGAAGGCCAGAGCCTGGTGGTGCAGGTCACCAAGGACCCGATCGGCTCCAAGGGCGCGCGCCTGACCACCCAGCTATCGATTCCGTCGCGCTACCTGGTGTACATGCCGCGGACCAGTCACGTGGGCATCTCGCTGAAAATCGAAGACGAAGCCGAGCGTGAGCGCCTTAAACAGGTGGTCAGCGATTGCGTTGCCCAGGAAGGCATCAAGGAGAACGGCGGATTCATTCTGCGCACGGCGGCCGAGGGCGCCCGCGCCGAAGAGATCCTCATGGACATCCGCTACCTGCGCCGGTTGTGGGATCAAATCGCCGCGCAGATCAAGACCGTCGGTGCCCCGACAGAAATCTACGAAGACCTCGGCCTGGCCCTGCGCACCTTGCGCGACCTGGTCAGCCCGAAGATCGAAAAAATCCGCATCGATTCCCGCGAGACCTTCCAGAAGACCACGCAGTTCGTTGCCGAGCTGATGCCGGAAATCGCCGATCGCCTGGAGCACTACCCGGGCGAGCGACCGATTTTCGATCTGTACGGTGTCGAAGACGAAATCCAGCGCGCCCTCGACCGCAAGGTGTTGCTCAAGTCCGGCGGCTACCTGGTGGTTGATCCGGCCGAGGCCATGACCACCATCGACGTCAACACGGGCGCCTTCGTCGGCCACCGCAACCTTGAAGAGACCATCTTCAAGACCAACCTCGAGGCGGCCACCGCCATTGCCCGGCAACTGCGCCTGCGCAATATCGGCGGCATCATCATCATCGACTTCATTGACATGGAAGACGAAGAACACCAGCGTCAGGTGTTGCGCACCCTGGGGAAACAGCTGGAGCGCGATCACGCCAAGACCAACATCATCGGCATCACTGAGCTGGGCCTGGTGCAGATGACCCGCAAGCGCACGCGAGAGAGCCTTGAGCAGATACTCTGCGAGCCGTGCTCCTGCTGCGCCGGGCGGGGCAAGCTGAAGACTCCTGAAACGGTCTGCTACGAAATTTTCCGGGAGATTCTGCGCGAAGCCCGTGCCTATCAGGCGGTTGGGTATAGAGTGCTGGCCAATCAAAAAGTGGTCGATCGCCTGCTGGATGAAGAGTCTGGCAATGTGGCGGAGCTCGAGGCGTTCATCGGCCGCACCATTCGCTTTCAGGTAGAAACTTTGTACTCACAGGAACAATACGACGTGGTGCTGCTCTGA